The following proteins come from a genomic window of Natrinema saccharevitans:
- a CDS encoding DUF5798 family protein, translated as MGLGSTAKKIQGLSDRAEAMYKQVQKLQDRITGLEEELDETHDTVTRMDHQLTEQRALLLAIAEEQGIDGEEILAEAAIDEAELEDEEAVTDDADSAAANEEATAGETASQ; from the coding sequence ATGGGACTCGGCAGCACTGCAAAGAAGATTCAGGGCCTCTCGGATCGAGCCGAAGCGATGTACAAGCAGGTACAGAAGCTTCAGGACCGGATCACCGGACTCGAGGAGGAACTGGACGAGACTCACGACACGGTCACGCGCATGGACCACCAGCTCACCGAACAGCGAGCGCTCTTGCTCGCGATCGCCGAGGAGCAAGGGATCGACGGCGAGGAGATCCTCGCGGAGGCGGCCATCGACGAGGCCGAACTCGAAGACGAGGAAGCGGTGACGGACGACGCCGACTCGGCGGCGGCCAACGAGGAGGCGACCGCCGGCGAAACGGCGAGCCAATAA
- a CDS encoding PLP-dependent cysteine synthase family protein — translation MTTHEEPVDSILETIGRTPLVRLQDGPASVPIYAKLESFNPGASIKDRIGKYMLERMLERGDVPAGGTIVEPTAGNTGIGLAIAAEQLGLEAVFVVPERFSVEKQQLMAALGAEVINTPTEDGMDGAIARARRLADELEGAVVPQQFSNPLNAEAHYETTAPEIYDALEGRVGAVVAGCGTAGTLMGIARYALEQDPQTHVVAVEPDGSVYGELLGDEREEDEYKIEGIGTHDTATNELFDPELVDAVSAVSDRDAHDELVRLAREEGHLAASSAGAASVASKQVADRIADGDLDVPHETVVTIFPDSSERYLSKGIYRSFEDWTS, via the coding sequence ATGACGACCCACGAGGAGCCGGTCGACTCGATCCTCGAGACGATCGGGCGAACGCCGCTCGTCCGGCTACAGGACGGCCCCGCGTCGGTGCCGATCTACGCCAAACTCGAGTCGTTCAACCCCGGAGCCAGCATCAAGGACCGCATCGGGAAGTACATGCTCGAGCGAATGCTCGAGCGCGGCGACGTTCCCGCCGGCGGGACGATCGTCGAACCGACGGCCGGCAACACCGGGATCGGGCTGGCGATCGCGGCAGAACAGCTGGGGCTCGAGGCGGTCTTCGTCGTCCCGGAGCGGTTCAGCGTGGAGAAACAACAGTTGATGGCCGCGCTCGGCGCGGAGGTCATCAACACGCCGACCGAGGACGGCATGGACGGTGCCATCGCCCGGGCACGGCGACTGGCCGACGAACTCGAGGGCGCCGTCGTCCCACAGCAGTTCTCGAACCCGCTGAACGCCGAAGCTCACTACGAGACGACCGCCCCCGAGATCTACGACGCGCTCGAGGGACGAGTCGGTGCCGTCGTCGCCGGTTGCGGAACGGCGGGGACGCTCATGGGGATCGCCCGCTACGCGCTCGAGCAGGACCCCCAGACGCACGTCGTCGCGGTCGAACCCGATGGCTCGGTCTACGGCGAACTCCTCGGCGACGAACGCGAGGAAGACGAGTACAAAATCGAGGGGATTGGCACACACGACACCGCCACTAACGAACTGTTCGATCCCGAACTGGTCGACGCCGTCAGCGCCGTCTCGGACCGCGACGCCCACGACGAACTCGTCCGCCTCGCCCGCGAGGAGGGCCATCTGGCCGCCTCGAGCGCGGGCGCCGCGAGCGTGGCCTCGAAGCAGGTCGCCGACCGGATCGCTGACGGTGACCTCGACGTCCCCCACGAGACCGTCGTCACGATCTTCCCGGACTCGAGCGAGCGCTACCTCTCGAAGGGCATCTATCGGTCGTTCGAGGACT
- a CDS encoding LolA family protein, translating into MTDRRLGVLLVVLAVGLLLAGCVALEDPESDADDPDPEAIFEGAYVHSEDLEDLRGVRRVEMTDGNRTVTEVLRIERRPYVDERSEVVEASDPVVVGNRYVSNATDNWYYYPDADVAQHFETDGQFDSEAVRSSRAETAANISSHYDLEYRGTDRIADREAHVLAVEAKNETVERDVSLIVGDTEFVYPLETSDPTDEIDVVEQRLWIDTAYDYPLKERLVYETPSGDRYELRMEYESIAFNVGLEDDRFAFEPSENTTVEEW; encoded by the coding sequence ATGACAGATCGTCGACTCGGCGTCCTGCTCGTCGTTCTGGCCGTCGGACTCCTACTGGCCGGCTGCGTGGCGCTCGAGGACCCCGAAAGCGATGCCGACGACCCGGACCCCGAAGCGATCTTCGAGGGTGCGTACGTCCACAGCGAGGACCTCGAGGACCTCCGGGGCGTGCGACGGGTCGAAATGACCGACGGGAACCGAACCGTGACGGAAGTCCTCCGGATCGAGAGACGACCCTACGTCGACGAGCGAAGCGAAGTCGTCGAGGCCTCCGACCCGGTCGTCGTCGGGAACAGGTACGTGTCGAACGCCACCGACAACTGGTACTACTATCCCGACGCGGACGTCGCTCAGCACTTCGAGACTGACGGACAGTTCGATAGCGAGGCGGTCCGGTCGAGTCGGGCCGAGACGGCGGCAAACATCAGCAGCCACTACGACCTCGAGTACCGAGGCACCGACCGGATCGCGGACCGAGAGGCCCACGTCCTCGCCGTCGAGGCGAAAAACGAGACCGTCGAACGCGACGTGTCCCTGATCGTCGGCGACACCGAGTTCGTCTACCCGCTGGAGACGAGCGACCCGACGGACGAGATCGACGTCGTCGAGCAGCGCCTCTGGATCGATACGGCGTACGACTACCCGCTGAAAGAGCGACTGGTGTACGAAACCCCGAGCGGCGACCGCTACGAGCTGCGCATGGAGTACGAGTCGATCGCGTTCAACGTCGGTCTCGAGGACGATCGGTTCGCGTTCGAACCGTCCGAAAACACGACCGTCGAGGAGTGGTAA
- a CDS encoding DUF2797 domain-containing protein, which produces MQLVGYEPSGRGSALLVSDGGGEIDARSLAAGDDLAYSLGDRHCAGTIDESGTHVACDRPSTPHCEYHTSTWVCARCTGTCLKDEMDCDEDHAVYIAAFAPDTFKVGVTKHRRLETRLREQGADRGAHVHTVSNGRIARELEAEIAERLVDRVRTPAKVASLAATVDEAGWEAVLAEFDVIDRYRFDYGIDPDARPVRETIASGTVVGVKGRLLVVRTGGTTYAVDMRDLVGHDLEARRTDRSLQSSLGSFGT; this is translated from the coding sequence GTGCAACTGGTCGGCTACGAACCGAGCGGCCGGGGATCGGCGCTGCTGGTCAGCGACGGCGGCGGGGAAATCGACGCCCGCTCGCTCGCGGCCGGCGACGACCTCGCGTACTCGCTCGGGGACCGCCACTGTGCCGGCACGATCGACGAGTCGGGGACCCACGTCGCCTGCGATCGGCCGTCGACGCCCCACTGCGAGTACCACACCAGCACGTGGGTCTGTGCCCGCTGTACCGGCACCTGCCTGAAAGACGAGATGGACTGTGACGAGGACCACGCCGTCTACATCGCCGCATTCGCCCCGGACACGTTCAAGGTCGGCGTCACCAAACATCGGCGGCTCGAGACCCGGCTGCGCGAACAGGGAGCCGACCGGGGGGCCCACGTCCACACCGTCTCGAACGGCCGCATCGCGCGCGAACTCGAGGCCGAGATCGCCGAGCGGCTGGTCGACCGCGTCCGGACGCCGGCGAAGGTCGCCTCGCTCGCCGCGACCGTCGACGAGGCCGGCTGGGAGGCCGTCCTCGCCGAGTTCGACGTCATCGATCGGTACCGGTTCGACTACGGTATCGACCCCGACGCCCGGCCGGTTCGCGAGACGATCGCCTCGGGGACCGTCGTCGGCGTCAAGGGCCGACTGCTCGTGGTGCGGACCGGCGGGACGACCTACGCCGTCGACATGCGCGATCTCGTCGGCCACGACCTCGAGGCGAGGCGGACCGACCGGTCGCTGCAGTCGTCGCTCGGCTCGTTTGGCACCTGA
- a CDS encoding ABC transporter substrate-binding protein: MNGGPAAPNRTGPSDGGSSISRRSALAAAAGLTVSTSGCIRQARDILVPNNIQQLSLTITTLPADSDRQSIRLSRELADVFGTVGIDVSFDIRSPVDFRRTVLYDHEFDVWIAEHPGGTDPDFLYEALHSVYTDESGWQNPFGYTNLTVDDSLETQRQLEGEKRREAVTDVLEQVAIEQPFVPICIPDQHRAVRTDRFDWDERALATPQGYLGIDPAPDVSTLRATHTDSRPTSNLNPLAVDYRGEDPFVDLLYDSLATETADGEIEPWFARSWEWDAGTIDVRLRTDCPFHDGEPMTAEDIAFTYRFLANTRLDDSEAAAPAPRYRGLVEAVDSIEVVHRDRVELRIDAGRPVGERALLVPILPAHVWRERAGGANGAGGATIAQRTAEAVATENVPPIGSGPFQFAERTEGEGLTLERFDGHFTLRSGVDLPAPTVDELTVRVDPPGAAAQRVVDDTADVTTSPLEANVVAGVDQSGSTRVLESPSWSFYCLGFNARDAPFSNPRFRRVIAQLIDKEWLVDEVFHGHARPVATPVTEEWTPESLEWNGTDPETPFLGTDGEVDEDAVEVAFESAGFRYDDRGRLRVRQ; the protein is encoded by the coding sequence ATGAACGGAGGACCAGCCGCACCGAACCGAACGGGCCCGAGTGACGGCGGCTCGAGCATCAGCCGGCGGAGCGCTCTGGCGGCGGCGGCCGGACTGACGGTCTCGACCAGCGGCTGCATTCGGCAAGCCCGGGACATTCTCGTGCCGAACAACATCCAGCAGCTCTCGCTGACGATCACGACCCTCCCCGCGGACAGCGACAGACAGAGCATCCGGCTCTCCCGGGAGTTGGCCGACGTCTTCGGGACGGTCGGCATCGACGTCTCGTTCGATATCCGGTCCCCGGTCGATTTCCGCCGGACGGTGTTGTACGATCACGAGTTCGACGTCTGGATCGCCGAACATCCGGGCGGCACCGATCCGGACTTCCTCTACGAGGCGTTGCACTCGGTCTATACCGACGAATCCGGCTGGCAGAACCCCTTCGGGTACACCAACCTGACCGTCGACGACTCCCTCGAGACCCAGCGCCAACTCGAGGGCGAGAAGCGCCGCGAGGCCGTCACGGACGTCCTCGAGCAGGTCGCGATCGAGCAGCCGTTCGTTCCGATCTGCATCCCGGACCAGCACCGCGCGGTCAGAACCGATCGGTTCGACTGGGACGAGCGCGCGCTCGCGACCCCACAGGGCTATCTCGGAATCGATCCGGCACCGGACGTCTCGACGCTGCGGGCCACGCATACCGATTCCCGGCCGACGTCGAACCTCAATCCGCTCGCAGTCGACTATCGAGGGGAGGATCCGTTCGTCGATCTGTTGTACGATTCGCTGGCGACCGAGACCGCCGACGGCGAGATCGAGCCCTGGTTCGCCCGCTCGTGGGAGTGGGACGCCGGGACGATCGACGTGCGACTCCGGACCGATTGTCCGTTCCACGACGGCGAGCCGATGACGGCCGAAGATATCGCCTTTACGTATCGGTTCCTCGCGAATACGCGCCTCGACGACTCCGAGGCCGCCGCTCCCGCGCCCCGCTACCGCGGGCTGGTCGAGGCCGTCGACTCGATCGAGGTCGTCCACCGCGATCGCGTCGAGTTGCGGATCGACGCCGGCCGGCCGGTGGGCGAGCGGGCGCTGTTGGTTCCGATCCTCCCCGCCCACGTCTGGCGCGAGCGGGCCGGCGGCGCGAACGGCGCGGGGGGTGCGACCATCGCACAGAGGACCGCGGAAGCGGTCGCGACGGAGAACGTCCCGCCGATCGGGAGCGGCCCGTTCCAGTTCGCGGAGCGGACCGAAGGCGAGGGACTCACGCTCGAGCGGTTCGACGGCCACTTCACGCTGCGATCGGGCGTCGATCTCCCGGCACCGACCGTCGACGAACTGACCGTCAGGGTCGATCCGCCCGGGGCGGCCGCCCAGCGGGTCGTCGACGACACCGCCGACGTGACGACCTCGCCCCTCGAGGCGAACGTCGTCGCCGGCGTCGATCAGTCCGGCAGTACCCGCGTCCTCGAGTCGCCGTCGTGGTCGTTCTACTGTCTCGGGTTCAACGCGCGGGACGCGCCGTTTAGCAACCCCCGGTTCCGCCGCGTCATCGCGCAGTTGATCGACAAGGAGTGGTTGGTCGACGAGGTGTTCCACGGCCACGCGCGGCCCGTCGCCACGCCGGTGACCGAGGAGTGGACCCCCGAGAGCCTCGAGTGGAACGGTACCGATCCCGAAACGCCGTTTCTCGGAACGGACGGCGAGGTCGACGAGGACGCGGTCGAGGTGGCCTTCGAATCGGCCGGCTTCCGCTACGACGATCGCGGCCGGCTCCGAGTCAGACAGTAG
- a CDS encoding YhbY family RNA-binding protein has translation MDTAERKRRAHDLDVTVWVGKSGVDAVVDELNDQLDDRDLVKVKFLRAARAGGSTAEKAADLADRVSADLVETRGHTAVLYR, from the coding sequence ATGGATACAGCAGAACGCAAACGCCGCGCACACGATCTCGACGTCACCGTCTGGGTCGGCAAGAGCGGTGTCGACGCCGTCGTCGACGAACTCAACGACCAACTGGACGATAGAGACCTCGTGAAGGTGAAGTTCCTGCGCGCGGCCCGTGCCGGGGGTTCGACCGCGGAGAAGGCCGCCGACCTCGCGGACCGCGTCAGCGCCGATCTCGTCGAGACGCGCGGTCATACCGCGGTGCTGTACCGATGA
- a CDS encoding ribonuclease P protein component 4: MDIAAERIERLHDLARAAAADGEDDRARNYVRLARRVAERNRLSLPRRFRRFTCDRCDAYLRPGTNARVRLQDGHVVITCDCGAHARYPYEE, encoded by the coding sequence ATGGACATCGCGGCCGAGCGGATCGAGCGCCTCCACGACCTCGCTCGAGCGGCGGCCGCGGACGGCGAGGACGACCGCGCTCGGAACTACGTCCGACTCGCCCGGCGCGTCGCGGAGCGCAACCGACTCTCACTCCCGCGGCGGTTCCGCCGGTTTACCTGCGACCGGTGTGACGCCTATCTCCGGCCGGGGACCAACGCCCGCGTCAGGCTACAGGACGGCCACGTGGTTATCACCTGTGACTGCGGTGCCCACGCCAGATATCCCTACGAGGAGTGA
- a CDS encoding ABC transporter substrate-binding protein translates to MNWSPSSPDDGVSRRSFLAAGAAGAAVTTSGCIDSVRNVVEQAGDNQLTLSIATLPADADRQNVQIARRLEANLEAAGVDVSLDMRSPSELLKAVLIDHEFDLYVGRHPADYDPDFLYDALHSTFAHERGWQNPFGFANMYFDTLLEEQRRLDGEQRKQRLGSVLHGLAQEKPFEPICFPDERRVARTDEFEGWDEGTLPTRHGYLGLEGDDRLHALVTDSRVTQNLNPLSATARGRETTIDLLYDSLLSERNGELVPWLAESVEWSSTRNDDTNGEQSDANVDGERRTVSITLREDCRFHDGEPLTASDVAFTYRFLEDTSLGRAPDSPAPRYRGQVEMVESIEAEDDRRLTISLRGETPAGRRALTVPILPKHVWQELIDQRAANGEFSAPQGRWVAVTGDHIPPVGSGPYRFESHTEDDQLILGQYEDHFTLREDVDLGEPVPGGIRFTVDPGSTSSIRRVDDGGADLTASMLNAHSLGAIPDTPDVRQLSSPHRIFYYVGFNVRNAPLSNPHFRRAITQLIDKETIVDEVFYDHATPTATPVTDDWVPATLEWSGEDPVTPFVGSNGRLNVEAAKSAFETAGFRYDDNGRLLGGY, encoded by the coding sequence ATGAATTGGTCCCCATCTTCGCCCGACGACGGCGTTAGCAGGCGCTCGTTTCTGGCCGCCGGCGCGGCCGGTGCTGCAGTGACGACGAGCGGCTGTATCGACAGCGTCCGAAACGTCGTCGAACAGGCGGGAGACAACCAGTTGACGCTCTCGATCGCGACGCTGCCGGCCGACGCCGACCGGCAAAACGTCCAGATCGCTCGTCGGCTCGAGGCGAACCTCGAGGCCGCCGGCGTCGACGTCTCGCTGGACATGCGTTCGCCATCGGAGCTACTGAAAGCCGTCCTGATCGACCACGAGTTCGATCTCTACGTCGGCCGCCACCCAGCCGACTACGACCCGGACTTCCTCTACGACGCCCTCCACTCCACGTTCGCCCACGAACGAGGATGGCAGAACCCCTTCGGGTTCGCCAACATGTATTTCGACACCCTCCTCGAGGAACAGCGTCGACTCGACGGCGAGCAACGAAAGCAACGTCTCGGGTCGGTCCTACACGGCCTGGCTCAAGAGAAACCGTTCGAACCGATCTGTTTCCCCGACGAGCGCCGCGTCGCGCGGACCGACGAGTTCGAGGGCTGGGACGAGGGCACGCTCCCGACCCGACACGGCTATCTCGGGCTCGAGGGTGACGACCGGCTCCATGCCCTCGTAACCGACAGTCGCGTGACGCAGAACCTCAACCCCCTCTCGGCGACGGCACGAGGGCGGGAGACGACGATCGATCTGCTCTATGACTCGCTGTTGAGCGAGCGCAACGGCGAACTCGTCCCCTGGCTCGCCGAGTCGGTCGAGTGGTCCTCGACGCGGAACGACGACACGAACGGCGAGCAAAGCGACGCGAACGTCGACGGCGAGCGACGGACCGTCTCGATCACGCTCCGAGAGGACTGTCGGTTTCACGACGGCGAGCCACTGACCGCGTCCGACGTGGCCTTCACCTACCGGTTCCTCGAGGACACGTCGCTCGGACGTGCGCCCGACTCGCCGGCCCCGAGGTATCGAGGGCAAGTCGAGATGGTCGAATCGATCGAGGCCGAAGACGACCGTCGGCTGACGATCTCCCTGCGGGGCGAAACGCCGGCCGGGCGACGGGCACTGACCGTGCCGATCCTCCCCAAACACGTGTGGCAGGAACTGATCGATCAACGGGCGGCAAACGGCGAGTTCTCCGCGCCACAGGGCCGATGGGTGGCCGTCACCGGGGATCATATCCCGCCGGTCGGGAGCGGCCCCTACCGGTTCGAGAGCCACACCGAGGACGACCAGCTGATTCTCGGCCAGTACGAGGATCACTTCACGCTGCGGGAGGACGTCGACCTCGGCGAGCCGGTCCCCGGCGGGATCCGGTTCACCGTTGATCCCGGAAGTACGTCGTCAATCAGGCGGGTCGACGACGGGGGTGCGGATCTGACGGCCTCGATGCTCAACGCACACTCGCTCGGAGCCATCCCCGACACCCCGGACGTCCGCCAGCTGTCTTCCCCTCACCGGATCTTCTATTACGTCGGCTTTAACGTCCGCAACGCCCCGCTCAGTAATCCCCATTTCCGTCGGGCGATCACGCAACTGATCGACAAGGAGACGATCGTCGACGAGGTCTTCTACGATCACGCGACGCCGACCGCGACGCCGGTGACCGACGACTGGGTCCCGGCGACCCTCGAGTGGAGCGGCGAAGATCCGGTGACGCCGTTCGTCGGCTCGAACGGTCGTCTCAATGTCGAGGCCGCGAAATCGGCCTTCGAGACGGCCGGCTTCCGATACGATGATAACGGACGATTGCTTGGAGGCTACTAA
- a CDS encoding phosphatase PAP2 family protein, protein MLAEVLTQVALVIGILLPISVLVFIGRDRLVRTRAEWRDRLRTNGPVIAVLLVVLLINRVARQAGPKLSREIGIHLTATFYNVEGEFILLFKSVETPELTAYFASVYVFGYTFLLIFPVIAYFMLSDTRIFRRLLAAYALNYAIGLVLYILIIAYGPRNVMPAELTERMLYDTNPQYQYLTREVNANTNVFPSLHTSLSATVAAFASMTRSEYPKWFPIAVVLAASVAISTMYLGIHWGIDVAAGLVLAAACVVLSDKLVDRWSLSDLFEERLEGLSDRLPWLYREE, encoded by the coding sequence ATGCTCGCCGAGGTGCTGACACAGGTCGCCCTCGTTATCGGGATCTTGCTCCCGATCTCGGTCCTCGTCTTTATCGGCCGTGATCGCCTCGTTCGGACTCGAGCCGAGTGGCGTGACCGCCTGCGGACGAACGGACCGGTCATCGCCGTGTTGCTCGTCGTGTTGTTAATAAACCGCGTCGCCAGACAGGCGGGTCCGAAGCTCTCCCGAGAGATCGGGATCCATCTGACCGCGACGTTTTACAACGTCGAAGGGGAGTTCATCCTCCTGTTCAAGTCGGTCGAGACGCCGGAGCTGACGGCGTACTTCGCGTCCGTCTACGTCTTCGGCTACACGTTCCTGCTGATCTTTCCGGTCATCGCGTATTTCATGCTCTCGGACACGCGGATCTTTCGACGGCTGTTGGCAGCCTACGCCCTCAACTACGCGATCGGGCTCGTCCTGTACATCCTCATCATCGCGTACGGCCCGCGGAACGTGATGCCGGCCGAACTCACCGAGCGGATGCTGTACGACACGAACCCCCAGTACCAGTATCTCACCCGCGAGGTAAACGCCAACACCAACGTCTTCCCGTCGCTGCACACCTCGCTGTCGGCGACCGTCGCGGCGTTCGCGTCGATGACGCGTTCGGAGTACCCCAAGTGGTTCCCCATCGCGGTCGTGTTGGCCGCGAGCGTCGCGATCTCGACGATGTATCTCGGGATCCACTGGGGGATCGACGTCGCCGCTGGACTCGTCCTCGCGGCAGCCTGCGTCGTCCTCTCGGACAAACTGGTCGACCGCTGGTCACTGTCCGACCTGTTCGAGGAGCGTCTCGAGGGGCTCAGCGACCGACTGCCCTGGCTGTATCGGGAGGAGTGA
- the nadE gene encoding NAD(+) synthase, with amino-acid sequence MTVSGFQSPLADLPRGPDGLATTDDALSRLRDRLPAFLERVLVDAGADGFVVPLDGGVETALTATFAVDAAGADRVTGLVMPAFLSHEATSRNAEAVATSLGIDHSRLQLQPVLAAFQETIGGSSGPADDPVATNNALSRLRMTCAYYVANATNALVASPINRTQYLLGSVAKHGETGADCLPFAGLYRTELEALARAVGIPEDLTVETSGSPLHPGESPATALEIDPETVDRILRRRIDEGVDVPTVADRTGVEAETVERLEAWVERTRHKRRRPTRPSAAT; translated from the coding sequence ATGACGGTGTCCGGCTTCCAGTCTCCGCTCGCGGACCTGCCCCGCGGCCCCGACGGCCTCGCGACGACCGACGACGCGCTGTCGCGGCTCCGTGACCGGCTGCCGGCGTTTCTCGAGCGCGTGCTGGTCGACGCCGGCGCGGACGGGTTCGTCGTGCCGCTCGACGGCGGCGTCGAGACGGCGCTGACCGCGACCTTCGCCGTCGACGCGGCGGGAGCGGACCGCGTAACGGGGCTCGTGATGCCGGCGTTTCTGAGCCACGAGGCGACCTCCCGCAACGCGGAGGCGGTCGCGACGTCGCTGGGGATCGATCACAGTCGCCTGCAGCTCCAGCCGGTCCTGGCGGCGTTTCAGGAAACCATCGGGGGGTCGTCCGGGCCGGCCGACGACCCGGTCGCGACCAACAACGCCCTGTCGCGGCTCCGGATGACCTGTGCCTACTACGTCGCGAACGCGACGAACGCGCTCGTCGCGAGCCCGATCAACCGCACGCAGTACCTCCTCGGGTCGGTCGCCAAACACGGCGAAACGGGCGCCGACTGCCTCCCCTTCGCCGGTCTCTACCGGACCGAACTCGAGGCGCTCGCTCGAGCCGTCGGGATTCCCGAGGACCTGACGGTCGAAACGTCGGGCTCGCCGTTACATCCCGGCGAATCGCCGGCGACGGCACTCGAGATCGATCCCGAAACCGTCGATCGGATCCTCCGTCGCAGGATCGACGAGGGCGTCGACGTGCCGACCGTCGCCGACCGGACCGGCGTCGAGGCCGAGACCGTCGAGCGACTCGAAGCGTGGGTCGAGCGGACGCGTCACAAGCGCCGTCGGCCGACACGACCGTCCGCGGCGACCTGA
- a CDS encoding mechanosensitive ion channel family protein, producing the protein MTGGAVGVSSPGIVLGVIGEALEGAGLTAAQAGVAESAIRFVVALAAIWLVGRLVFIPLVGRALDRRELDEHAKNPLLMLTRFGVAFLAFAVAFGFAGFGNFLVSMAGIAAAGALAIGLAMQDVISNFVAGVFIYTDKPFRIGDWIEWDDGTYSGVVEDISLRVTRVRTFDNELLTVPNSALTDGVLKNPVDADKLRLKFVFGIGYDDDIERATEIIVEEAERHPDIIDDPAPSVRLTELGDSDVGLQSRFWISNPSRADFVRTRGEYVTAVKRRFDEEGIDIPYPVRTLEGGLRFESDDGRSIVQPAE; encoded by the coding sequence ATGACCGGCGGTGCAGTCGGCGTGTCGTCGCCCGGGATCGTCCTGGGCGTGATCGGCGAGGCGCTCGAGGGCGCGGGGCTCACGGCGGCCCAGGCCGGTGTCGCCGAGAGCGCGATTCGGTTCGTCGTCGCGCTTGCGGCGATCTGGCTCGTCGGGCGACTCGTTTTCATCCCCCTGGTCGGTCGCGCGCTCGACCGGCGCGAACTGGACGAACACGCCAAGAACCCGCTGTTGATGCTCACGCGGTTCGGGGTCGCCTTCCTCGCGTTCGCGGTCGCATTCGGCTTCGCCGGCTTCGGGAACTTCCTGGTGTCGATGGCCGGCATCGCCGCGGCCGGCGCGCTCGCGATCGGGCTGGCGATGCAGGACGTGATCTCGAACTTCGTCGCGGGCGTGTTCATCTACACCGACAAGCCGTTCCGGATCGGCGACTGGATCGAGTGGGACGACGGGACCTACTCCGGCGTCGTCGAGGACATCAGCCTCCGAGTCACCCGCGTGCGAACGTTCGATAACGAACTGCTTACCGTCCCCAACTCGGCGCTGACCGACGGCGTCCTCAAGAACCCCGTCGACGCCGACAAGCTCCGCCTGAAGTTCGTCTTCGGGATCGGGTACGACGACGACATCGAGCGGGCGACCGAGATCATCGTCGAGGAGGCCGAACGCCACCCCGACATCATCGACGATCCCGCGCCCTCCGTTCGACTGACGGAACTGGGCGACTCCGACGTCGGTCTCCAGTCGCGGTTCTGGATCTCGAACCCGTCGCGGGCCGACTTCGTCCGGACTCGCGGGGAGTACGTTACCGCCGTCAAACGCCGCTTCGACGAGGAGGGCATCGACATCCCCTACCCCGTCCGCACCCTCGAGGGCGGACTCCGCTTCGAGAGCGACGACGGACGGAGCATCGTACAGCCCGCGGAATAG